The following coding sequences lie in one Leucobacter allii genomic window:
- a CDS encoding MATE family efflux transporter — protein sequence MSENRTDTASGIAPEARSETAPPLAGADSPADRNRWILSAAPMLRALLHLSVPMAAALVVGALYNVVNAGFIGAQHSTVLLTAVTLGTPVLGLIIALGNFFGVGGGALVSRLLGAAEHDPSGMADVRRAASFSVWGAALAGALLAVLGLLLLGPLVAGLGADAAATAATAEYVGVLLGFLPVLAASFSMEQIVRAQGAARQAMAGLLVSTAASLVLDVLFILVLHWGVGGVALSMGLANLVSLVYWLRWLRRSGAEADASPRAFTLAPRIVGPVLAIGTGVLLESGFMIVTSLVLNHLAAAHGSGVLAAMGVAVRIAQVPEFLIMGVTMGVLPLLAYAYGKGDRDRLRRAARSSAIAVGLLGLGFAVLLFAVREPLFALFSQDASLLGIGATIIAAQLAAMIANGFAGLVTTIFQATGRAVPSLVMSLAQGALFIPVVFAANAWFGLGGIIWALTISEIAVLLAGLVLLAGYRRAIARGLAQGSEERAEAALAAQ from the coding sequence ATGTCCGAGAACCGCACCGACACCGCGTCCGGGATCGCGCCCGAGGCCCGGTCCGAGACCGCTCCGCCGCTCGCCGGCGCCGATTCGCCCGCCGACCGCAACCGCTGGATCCTGTCGGCCGCCCCGATGCTGCGCGCGCTGCTGCACCTGAGCGTGCCCATGGCCGCGGCGCTCGTGGTCGGCGCGCTCTACAACGTCGTCAACGCCGGGTTCATCGGGGCGCAGCACAGCACCGTGCTCCTCACCGCCGTCACGCTCGGCACGCCGGTGCTCGGGCTCATCATCGCGCTCGGCAACTTCTTCGGTGTCGGCGGCGGCGCGCTCGTCTCGCGGCTGCTCGGCGCCGCCGAGCACGATCCCTCCGGTATGGCCGATGTGCGCCGGGCGGCCTCCTTCTCCGTGTGGGGCGCCGCGCTCGCCGGCGCCCTCCTCGCCGTGCTCGGCCTGCTCCTGCTGGGCCCGCTCGTCGCGGGGCTCGGGGCGGACGCCGCCGCCACGGCCGCCACCGCGGAGTACGTCGGCGTGCTGCTCGGCTTCCTCCCCGTGCTGGCCGCCTCCTTCAGCATGGAGCAGATCGTCCGCGCGCAGGGCGCCGCCCGGCAGGCGATGGCCGGCCTCCTCGTCTCCACGGCGGCGAGCCTCGTCCTCGACGTGCTGTTCATCCTCGTGCTGCACTGGGGCGTGGGCGGCGTCGCCCTCTCCATGGGGCTCGCGAACCTCGTCAGCCTCGTCTACTGGCTGCGGTGGCTGCGGCGCAGCGGGGCCGAAGCGGACGCCTCGCCGCGCGCGTTCACCCTGGCGCCGCGCATCGTCGGTCCGGTGCTCGCGATCGGAACGGGCGTGCTGCTCGAATCGGGCTTCATGATCGTCACGAGCCTCGTGCTGAACCACCTCGCGGCCGCCCACGGCTCCGGAGTGCTCGCCGCCATGGGCGTGGCGGTCCGGATCGCCCAGGTGCCCGAGTTCCTGATCATGGGCGTGACGATGGGCGTGCTCCCGCTCCTCGCCTACGCCTACGGCAAGGGGGATCGGGATCGGCTGCGCCGCGCGGCACGGTCCTCGGCCATCGCCGTGGGGCTGCTCGGGCTCGGCTTCGCAGTGCTCCTCTTCGCCGTCCGCGAGCCCCTCTTCGCGCTCTTCTCGCAGGATGCGTCGCTGCTCGGCATCGGCGCGACGATCATCGCCGCGCAGCTCGCCGCGATGATCGCCAACGGCTTCGCCGGGCTCGTCACCACGATCTTCCAGGCCACCGGGCGCGCCGTGCCGAGCCTCGTGATGTCGCTCGCGCAGGGCGCCCTGTTCATCCCGGTCGTCTTCGCGGCGAACGCGTGGTTCGGGCTGGGCGGCATCATCTGGGCGCTCACGATCAGCGAGATCGCCGTGCTGCTCGCGGGCCTCGTGCTGCTCGCCGGGTACCGCCGAGCGATCGCACGCGGTCTCGCCCAGGGCTCGGAGGAGCGGGCCGAGGCGGCGCTCGCCGCGCAGTAG
- a CDS encoding MarR family winged helix-turn-helix transcriptional regulator, whose amino-acid sequence MTEPEPRLTTSLDLMRWIGWAQRKSLEEWMRARDLSHEQGFVLGYLVQHPGAIQRDIAEASRTTPASVSSLLQGLERRGYIERRPDPANARIKRVHPTAEGIAVISGFDTAAADVERAVLAPLTAGEQDALRILLQKITEELPRPARD is encoded by the coding sequence ATGACCGAACCCGAACCCCGGCTCACCACGAGCCTCGACCTCATGCGCTGGATCGGCTGGGCCCAGCGCAAGTCGCTCGAGGAGTGGATGCGTGCGCGCGATCTGAGCCACGAGCAGGGGTTCGTGCTCGGCTATCTGGTGCAGCACCCCGGCGCGATCCAGCGCGATATCGCCGAGGCGAGCCGCACGACGCCCGCGAGCGTCTCGAGCCTGCTGCAGGGGCTCGAGCGCCGCGGGTACATCGAACGACGGCCGGACCCCGCCAATGCGCGCATCAAGCGCGTCCATCCGACCGCCGAGGGCATCGCCGTCATCTCCGGATTCGACACCGCGGCCGCCGATGTGGAACGCGCCGTGCTCGCCCCGCTCACCGCGGGCGAGCAGGATGCCCTGCGCATCCTCCTCCAGAAGATCACCGAAGAGCTCCCGCGCCCCGCACGGGACTGA
- a CDS encoding sensor histidine kinase: MTGLGRSWPLSRRLVVGTIALVLVTLILSGGAALLALRASLYERLDQEVRMGLAILAGPARDAPGGGAGEGGGVVDPGPDDGSGGGGGPDAGSAPRLRLDTLEVVIAADGTATRASTVGPDGTVASLTAAQLEVVTESADRAEQPTTVDLGGTAGSFRIAAQSGPDGTVVAGTSLRDTTATIASLGGILVVVAVAALILVGAGIAWLVTSALRPLRRVAGTAERVAQRPLAVGAVTLPERAGLAEDPGTEVGRVGAALDTLLNHVETALGARQESEERLRAFIADASHELRTPLASIRGYAQLAHAETFEMPATQARSLERIESEAERMGALVEDLLLLARLDSGQRLRREPVDVTMLAIETVSDLHAAMPDHEWIVEVDEPVEVRGDAPRIRQVLINLLGNAGRHTPAGTRVTAAVTRVGGEAVISVSDDGPGIAPELLPRLFDRFTRGDAARNRDAGSTGLGLAIASAIVQEHGGRIDVASGSAGTSFEVALPLLGAGEIEQVDS, from the coding sequence ATGACGGGCCTCGGGCGGAGCTGGCCGCTCAGCCGTCGGCTCGTCGTCGGCACCATCGCGCTCGTGCTCGTCACGCTGATCCTCTCCGGCGGGGCGGCGCTGCTGGCGCTGCGCGCGTCGCTGTACGAGCGCCTGGACCAGGAGGTGCGGATGGGGCTTGCGATCCTCGCCGGCCCGGCGCGCGATGCGCCGGGCGGCGGGGCGGGCGAGGGCGGTGGCGTCGTCGATCCCGGGCCGGATGACGGTTCCGGCGGCGGGGGCGGCCCCGATGCGGGATCCGCTCCCCGGCTCCGGCTCGACACCCTGGAGGTGGTGATCGCCGCGGACGGCACGGCGACGCGGGCGAGCACCGTCGGCCCCGACGGCACCGTCGCCTCGCTCACCGCTGCGCAGCTCGAGGTCGTCACCGAGTCGGCAGACCGTGCCGAGCAGCCGACGACCGTCGATCTCGGCGGCACGGCGGGATCCTTCCGCATCGCCGCGCAGTCGGGGCCGGACGGCACGGTCGTCGCGGGCACGTCGCTCAGGGACACGACGGCGACGATCGCGTCGCTCGGCGGCATCCTCGTCGTCGTCGCCGTCGCGGCCCTGATCCTCGTCGGCGCCGGGATCGCGTGGCTCGTCACCTCGGCGCTGCGCCCGCTGCGGCGCGTCGCCGGCACGGCGGAACGGGTCGCGCAGCGGCCGCTCGCGGTTGGCGCTGTGACGCTGCCCGAGCGCGCCGGCCTCGCCGAGGACCCCGGCACCGAGGTCGGTCGCGTGGGCGCGGCGCTCGACACGCTGCTGAATCATGTCGAGACGGCTCTCGGTGCGCGGCAGGAGAGCGAGGAGCGACTGCGCGCCTTCATCGCCGACGCGAGCCACGAGCTGCGCACCCCGCTCGCCTCCATCCGCGGCTACGCGCAGCTCGCGCACGCCGAGACTTTCGAGATGCCGGCCACGCAGGCGCGTTCCCTCGAACGGATCGAGTCGGAGGCCGAGCGCATGGGCGCGCTCGTGGAGGATCTGCTGCTGCTCGCCCGCCTCGACTCCGGCCAGCGGCTGCGCCGGGAACCGGTCGACGTGACGATGCTCGCGATCGAGACCGTGAGCGACCTCCACGCGGCGATGCCCGATCACGAGTGGATCGTCGAGGTCGACGAGCCCGTCGAGGTGCGCGGCGACGCGCCGCGGATCCGCCAGGTGCTCATCAATCTGCTCGGCAACGCCGGACGGCACACCCCGGCGGGTACGCGCGTCACGGCCGCGGTGACGCGCGTCGGCGGCGAGGCCGTCATATCCGTCTCAGACGACGGGCCGGGGATCGCTCCCGAGCTGCTCCCGCGGCTGTTCGACCGATTCACGCGCGGGGACGCGGCGCGCAATCGCGACGCGGGCAGCACCGGGCTCGGCCTCGCCATCGCGAGCGCGATCGTGCAGGAGCACGGCGGGAGGATCGACGTCGCGAGCGGATCCGCCGGCACCTCCTTCGAGGTCGCGCTACCGCTCCTCGGGGCCGGCGAGATCGAACAAGTTGACAGTTAG
- a CDS encoding response regulator transcription factor yields MPHATPPQITRIDGSPIRAVVVDDERNLTELLVMALQAEGWRVESAANGQEALNAIRETGPDVVVLDVMMPGIDGLEVLRRLRGSGNDVPVLFLTAKDAVDDRIEAITAGGDDYVTKPFNLQEVVARLRGMARRYAGVTGEDGPLVVGDLTLDDRSYEVRRGGVPVQLTAKEFELLRYLMQNQRQVLTRPQILENVWSYDFGGKSGVVEIYISYLRKKIDTLGPALIHTVRSVGYTIRPADG; encoded by the coding sequence ATGCCGCACGCCACTCCGCCGCAGATCACCCGCATCGACGGATCGCCCATCCGCGCCGTCGTCGTCGATGACGAGCGCAATCTCACCGAGCTGCTCGTCATGGCGCTGCAGGCGGAGGGGTGGCGGGTCGAGAGCGCGGCGAACGGGCAGGAGGCGCTCAACGCCATCAGGGAGACGGGCCCGGACGTCGTGGTGCTGGACGTCATGATGCCCGGGATCGACGGGCTCGAGGTGCTGCGACGGCTCCGCGGATCCGGCAACGACGTGCCCGTGCTGTTCCTCACGGCGAAGGACGCCGTCGACGATCGCATCGAGGCGATCACCGCCGGCGGCGACGACTACGTCACGAAGCCGTTCAATCTCCAGGAGGTGGTCGCGCGCCTGCGCGGCATGGCGCGCCGGTACGCGGGGGTCACGGGCGAGGACGGCCCGCTCGTGGTCGGCGACCTCACCCTCGACGACCGCAGCTACGAGGTGCGGCGCGGCGGCGTGCCCGTCCAGCTCACCGCGAAGGAGTTCGAGCTGCTCCGGTACCTGATGCAGAACCAGCGGCAGGTGCTCACCCGCCCGCAGATCCTCGAGAACGTCTGGAGCTACGACTTCGGCGGCAAGTCGGGCGTGGTCGAGATCTATATCTCCTACCTGCGCAAGAAGATCGACACGCTCGGCCCCGCGCTGATCCACACGGTGCGCAGCGTCGGCTACACGATCAGACCGGCCGACGGATGA
- a CDS encoding DUF3500 domain-containing protein, protein MPSPSARTRTVAAAASLLVTGMLLTGCAVGTQVATGSTAPTAASSTDATAASAASAASDATTTSETIAETTAAAEAFLATLTDEQRDAVLYDYDDETKTTSWSNFPITFVERAGLNLNDLSEAQRAAAMEVLASLLSEEAYETVTGIMGGDAYLLEHSSSTETSLGQYTIALFGDASETEAYEVQFGGHHLGINATLDGAAGEITFAPTHLGVQPAVYTDAEGTEVQPFDGIYTDAFAFFDSLTTEQQATLASGAVSMCAPGDTCDFATGTGLTGAELTEAQRELLLELIANWAGMADAETTEAALAKIEATLDDTVIAWSGETVYDMSQGDGISFSISGPNVYVALQAQQGSAGADVSGVSTSGWGHVHTIYRDPTNDYANSVEQQAATGMGGGAAGGAPGGGAPADGGMPEGGPEGDDAAA, encoded by the coding sequence ATGCCCTCCCCCTCAGCGCGCACGCGCACCGTCGCCGCCGCCGCATCCCTCCTCGTCACCGGAATGCTGCTGACCGGCTGCGCCGTCGGCACCCAGGTCGCCACCGGATCCACCGCACCGACCGCCGCATCATCCACCGACGCGACGGCAGCCTCAGCCGCGAGCGCCGCGAGCGATGCGACGACCACGAGCGAGACGATCGCGGAGACCACCGCGGCGGCGGAGGCGTTCCTCGCCACGCTGACCGACGAGCAGCGCGATGCCGTGCTCTACGACTACGACGACGAGACCAAGACGACCTCGTGGTCGAACTTCCCCATCACCTTCGTCGAGCGCGCCGGTCTCAACCTGAACGACCTGAGCGAGGCGCAGCGCGCCGCGGCGATGGAGGTGCTGGCCTCGCTCCTCAGCGAGGAGGCCTACGAGACCGTGACCGGCATCATGGGCGGCGACGCGTATCTGCTCGAGCACTCGAGCAGCACCGAGACCTCCCTCGGCCAGTACACCATCGCGCTCTTCGGCGACGCCTCGGAGACCGAGGCGTACGAGGTGCAGTTCGGCGGGCACCATCTCGGCATCAACGCCACGCTCGACGGCGCGGCGGGCGAGATCACCTTCGCGCCGACGCATCTCGGCGTGCAGCCCGCCGTCTATACGGACGCGGAGGGCACGGAGGTGCAGCCCTTCGACGGCATCTACACCGACGCCTTCGCCTTCTTCGACAGCCTCACGACGGAGCAGCAGGCGACCCTCGCCTCGGGCGCAGTGAGCATGTGCGCCCCCGGGGACACCTGCGACTTCGCGACCGGGACGGGGCTCACCGGCGCCGAGCTCACCGAGGCGCAGCGCGAGCTGCTCCTCGAACTCATCGCGAACTGGGCGGGCATGGCCGACGCGGAGACGACGGAGGCGGCACTCGCGAAGATCGAGGCGACGCTCGACGACACGGTGATCGCCTGGTCGGGCGAGACCGTCTACGACATGAGCCAGGGCGACGGGATCTCCTTCTCCATCTCGGGGCCGAACGTCTACGTGGCGCTCCAGGCGCAGCAGGGCTCCGCCGGCGCCGACGTCTCGGGTGTCTCGACCTCCGGGTGGGGGCACGTGCACACGATCTACCGCGACCCGACGAACGACTACGCGAACAGCGTCGAGCAGCAGGCCGCGACGGGCATGGGCGGCGGTGCCGCGGGCGGCGCACCGGGCGGCGGAGCCCCGGCGGACGGCGGGATGCCCGAGGGTGGGCCGGAGGGCGACGACGCGGCGGCGTGA
- a CDS encoding thiamine-binding protein, whose amino-acid sequence MIVAFSVAPSGAPADAEARLPADGSVSAAVAEAVRVVRASGLPHRTSSMFTEIEGEWDEVFDVVKRATEAVAPFGSRVSLVLKADIRPGFAGELDGKLDRLERAIGAPSA is encoded by the coding sequence ATGATCGTCGCATTCTCCGTCGCCCCGAGCGGCGCCCCGGCCGACGCGGAGGCCCGGCTCCCCGCGGACGGGTCCGTCTCCGCGGCCGTCGCCGAGGCGGTGCGCGTCGTCCGCGCGTCGGGGCTGCCGCACCGCACCTCGTCGATGTTCACGGAGATCGAGGGGGAGTGGGACGAGGTCTTCGACGTGGTGAAGCGCGCGACGGAGGCTGTGGCGCCTTTCGGATCGCGGGTGTCGCTCGTGCTGAAAGCCGACATCCGTCCGGGGTTCGCGGGCGAGCTCGACGGGAAGCTGGATCGTCTCGAGCGCGCGATCGGCGCGCCCTCGGCATAG
- a CDS encoding DHA2 family efflux MFS transporter permease subunit, with protein sequence MVLGFFMILVDTTIVSVANPSIMRGLDTTMTATLWATSAYLLAYAVPLLITGRLGDRFGPRRLYLSGLALFTVSSLACGLANGIEMLIAARVLQGLGAAMMTPQTMAVITRIFKPRERGSAMAVWGVTAGVATLVGPILGGFLLDAWGWEWIFFINAPVGVIGFVLALRFVPKLPTHAHRLDWFGVLLSAVGMFLLVFGIQEGESFAWGVIWGPVTVWGLIVAGALVLGLFVWWQHAQRGEPLMPLAIFRDRNFSVGTAAIVTVGVTVTAMSLPLMFYFQSVRGLTPTQSALMLVPMAVVSMGLARPIGRLIDSRDTRRLATLALALLAVGLLVYRAMMSPEVPILWLLVPSAILGLANAFMWGPLASITTFGLPPELAGAGSGVYNTSRQIGAVLGAAAMAALMQARLTAELGASASAAGGMGAGGGQVPEPLRQGFADAMAQSMLLPAVVIAVGALVTLRFAPKPPVTDRVRVVAE encoded by the coding sequence ATGGTGCTCGGCTTCTTCATGATCCTCGTGGACACCACGATCGTGTCGGTCGCGAACCCGTCGATCATGCGCGGCCTCGACACGACGATGACGGCGACGCTGTGGGCGACGAGCGCGTACCTGCTCGCCTACGCGGTGCCGCTGCTCATCACGGGGCGCCTCGGCGACCGCTTCGGCCCGCGCCGTCTGTACCTCTCGGGGCTCGCGCTCTTCACGGTGTCCTCCCTCGCCTGCGGGCTGGCGAACGGCATCGAGATGCTCATCGCGGCGCGCGTGCTGCAGGGGCTCGGGGCCGCGATGATGACGCCGCAGACCATGGCCGTGATCACGCGGATCTTCAAGCCGCGGGAGCGCGGTTCGGCGATGGCGGTCTGGGGCGTGACCGCGGGCGTCGCGACGCTCGTCGGCCCCATCCTCGGCGGCTTCCTGCTCGACGCGTGGGGCTGGGAGTGGATCTTCTTCATCAACGCGCCCGTCGGGGTCATCGGCTTCGTGCTCGCGCTGCGCTTCGTCCCGAAGCTGCCGACGCACGCGCACCGCCTCGACTGGTTCGGGGTGCTGCTCAGCGCGGTCGGCATGTTCCTCCTGGTGTTCGGGATCCAGGAGGGGGAGTCCTTCGCCTGGGGCGTCATCTGGGGCCCCGTGACGGTCTGGGGCCTCATCGTCGCAGGCGCGCTCGTGCTCGGCCTCTTCGTGTGGTGGCAGCATGCGCAGCGCGGCGAACCGCTCATGCCGCTCGCCATCTTCCGCGACCGCAACTTCTCGGTCGGCACGGCCGCCATCGTGACGGTCGGCGTCACCGTCACCGCGATGAGCCTGCCGCTCATGTTCTACTTCCAGAGCGTGCGCGGCCTCACCCCGACTCAGTCGGCGCTCATGCTCGTGCCCATGGCGGTCGTCTCCATGGGGCTCGCCCGGCCCATCGGGCGGCTCATCGATTCCCGGGACACGCGCCGCCTGGCGACGCTCGCGCTCGCGCTGCTCGCGGTCGGGCTCCTCGTGTACCGGGCGATGATGAGCCCGGAGGTGCCGATCCTCTGGCTCCTCGTGCCCTCGGCGATCCTCGGCCTCGCGAACGCGTTCATGTGGGGGCCGCTCGCCTCGATCACGACCTTCGGGCTGCCGCCCGAGCTCGCGGGGGCCGGGTCGGGCGTGTACAACACCAGCCGCCAGATCGGCGCCGTGCTCGGGGCGGCGGCGATGGCCGCGCTCATGCAGGCCCGGCTGACCGCGGAGCTCGGCGCCTCCGCCTCGGCCGCCGGCGGGATGGGTGCGGGTGGCGGCCAGGTGCCCGAGCCCTTGCGGCAGGGCTTCGCCGACGCGATGGCCCAGTCGATGCTCCTGCCCGCGGTCGTCATCGCGGTGGGGGCGCTCGTGACGCTGCGCTTCGCGCCGAAGCCGCCGGTCACCGACCGGGTGCGGGTCGTCGCGGAGTGA
- a CDS encoding cytidine deaminase: MSIAGTQDGAGTPPEIDWAGLRRAALAAARRAYAPYSGYAVGCAALVDDGRVISGCNVENASYGVTLCAECVLVGQLHLGGGSASPEAAAREAGGADPGSPRLLAFDCVNGAGETITPCGRCRQLLREAAAPGMRLNTPAGLRTIEEMLPESFGPANLA; encoded by the coding sequence ATGAGCATCGCGGGGACGCAGGACGGGGCGGGGACGCCGCCCGAGATCGACTGGGCCGGGCTGCGGCGGGCGGCGCTCGCCGCAGCCCGCCGCGCCTACGCGCCCTACTCGGGGTACGCCGTCGGCTGCGCGGCGCTCGTCGACGACGGCCGGGTGATCTCCGGCTGCAACGTCGAGAACGCGAGCTACGGCGTGACGCTCTGCGCGGAGTGCGTCCTGGTCGGCCAGCTGCATCTGGGCGGCGGATCGGCCAGCCCGGAGGCGGCCGCCCGTGAGGCGGGCGGCGCGGATCCGGGATCGCCCCGCCTGCTCGCCTTCGACTGCGTGAACGGGGCGGGCGAGACGATCACGCCCTGCGGTCGCTGCCGGCAGCTGCTCCGCGAGGCCGCGGCGCCGGGCATGCGGCTCAACACGCCTGCGGGCCTGCGCACGATCGAGGAGATGCTGCCCGAGAGCTTCGGGCCCGCGAACCTCGCCTGA
- a CDS encoding ABC transporter permease, with product MTRQQTASAARPLSGAQGAWLVAEREITTKLRSKAFLVSTGVLLLLVLGSVVFSGIMAKTGGFGDATRVAVASGALDGAAAAGLEGAGLDVVGADGAAAAEELVRDGSVDAAVVAGGDSPLGVTVLALDSAPADVVQALSAAPTVELLAPTTDNPFLAYLIAIAFGIVFMMSAITFGTTIAQSVVEEKQTRIVEILLATVSARTMLAGKILGNSILALAQVVAIAALASVGMLATGQDILLGELGTALIWFGILFAFGFVLLAALYAALATLVSRQEDVASAVSPVMWLVMIPYIAIIVFNDNPQALAIMSYIPFSAPVGMPMRLYLGTAEWWEPVLSLGILVVAIAIVLWIGARIYEHSILRTGGRVKLADAIRG from the coding sequence ATGACCCGTCAGCAGACCGCGAGCGCCGCCCGGCCGCTGAGCGGCGCCCAGGGCGCCTGGCTCGTCGCCGAGCGCGAGATCACCACGAAGCTGCGCAGCAAGGCCTTCCTCGTCTCCACCGGCGTGCTGCTCCTGCTCGTGCTCGGCTCCGTGGTGTTCAGCGGCATCATGGCGAAGACCGGCGGCTTCGGCGACGCCACCCGCGTGGCCGTCGCGAGCGGCGCCCTCGACGGCGCCGCCGCCGCGGGCCTCGAGGGCGCCGGCCTCGACGTCGTCGGCGCCGACGGGGCCGCGGCGGCCGAGGAGCTCGTGCGCGACGGCTCGGTCGATGCGGCCGTCGTCGCGGGCGGCGACTCGCCCCTCGGCGTGACCGTGCTCGCGCTCGACAGCGCTCCGGCCGACGTCGTGCAGGCGCTCTCGGCCGCGCCGACGGTGGAGCTCCTCGCTCCCACCACCGACAATCCCTTCCTCGCCTACCTCATCGCGATCGCCTTCGGCATCGTGTTCATGATGAGCGCGATCACCTTCGGCACCACCATCGCGCAGAGCGTCGTCGAGGAGAAGCAGACCCGCATCGTGGAGATCCTGCTCGCCACCGTCTCCGCCCGCACCATGCTCGCGGGCAAGATCCTCGGCAACTCGATCCTCGCCCTCGCGCAGGTCGTCGCCATCGCCGCGCTCGCCTCGGTCGGCATGCTCGCGACCGGTCAGGACATCCTGCTCGGGGAGCTCGGCACGGCGCTCATCTGGTTCGGCATCCTCTTCGCCTTCGGCTTCGTGCTGCTCGCCGCCCTCTACGCCGCGCTCGCGACCCTCGTCTCGCGGCAGGAGGACGTCGCCTCGGCGGTGAGCCCGGTGATGTGGCTCGTCATGATCCCCTACATCGCCATCATCGTGTTCAACGACAACCCGCAGGCCCTCGCGATCATGAGCTACATCCCCTTCTCGGCCCCGGTCGGCATGCCGATGCGGCTCTACCTCGGCACGGCCGAGTGGTGGGAGCCCGTGCTCTCGCTCGGGATCCTGGTGGTCGCCATCGCGATCGTGCTCTGGATCGGGGCGCGGATCTACGAGCACTCGATCCTGCGCACCGGGGGCCGCGTGAAGCTCGCCGACGCGATCCGCGGCTGA
- a CDS encoding ABC transporter ATP-binding protein yields the protein MIEIAGISRSFGERRVLDEVSFRVAGGRMTGFVGGNGAGKTTTMRIILGVLAADAGTVSLDGAPLTPGDRARFGYMPEERGLYPKMKVLEQLVYLGRLHGMSASAAKASASGLVERLGLGERANDPLESLSLGNQQRAQIAAALVHEPTALVLDEPFSGLDPMAVEVVLGVLRDFAAQGAPVLFSSHQLDIVERLCDDVVVIGGGRILAQGSREELRAAHAGRSYEIELAGAGADAGWVREQPGVEVVHLDGGYARFEADTDASAQSVLTRAVNGGDPALSHVRRFAPVTPTLAQIFKEVVR from the coding sequence ATGATCGAGATCGCAGGCATCTCCCGCAGCTTCGGCGAGCGGCGGGTGCTCGACGAGGTGAGCTTCCGCGTCGCCGGCGGGCGGATGACGGGCTTCGTGGGCGGCAACGGCGCGGGCAAGACCACGACCATGCGCATCATCCTGGGGGTGCTCGCGGCCGACGCCGGCACGGTGTCGCTGGACGGCGCTCCGCTCACGCCGGGCGACCGCGCCCGCTTCGGCTATATGCCCGAGGAGCGGGGCCTCTACCCCAAGATGAAGGTGCTCGAGCAGCTCGTCTACCTCGGCCGGCTGCACGGCATGAGCGCGTCGGCCGCGAAGGCCTCGGCCTCCGGGCTCGTGGAGCGCCTGGGCCTCGGCGAGCGCGCGAACGACCCGCTCGAGAGCCTCTCCCTCGGCAACCAGCAGCGGGCCCAGATCGCCGCGGCGCTCGTCCACGAGCCGACGGCGCTCGTGCTCGACGAGCCCTTCTCCGGCCTCGACCCCATGGCGGTGGAGGTCGTGCTCGGAGTGCTCAGGGACTTCGCGGCGCAGGGCGCCCCCGTCCTCTTCTCCTCCCACCAGCTCGACATCGTCGAGCGGCTCTGCGACGACGTCGTGGTGATCGGCGGCGGCAGGATCCTCGCCCAGGGCTCGCGCGAGGAGCTGCGCGCCGCGCACGCGGGGCGCAGCTACGAGATCGAGCTCGCGGGCGCCGGGGCCGACGCCGGCTGGGTGCGCGAGCAGCCGGGCGTCGAGGTCGTCCACCTCGACGGCGGCTACGCCCGATTCGAGGCCGACACGGACGCGAGCGCGCAGTCCGTGCTCACCCGGGCCGTGAACGGCGGCGATCCCGCGCTCAGCCACGTCCGCCGCTTCGCGCCCGTCACCCCCACCCTCGCCCAGATCTTCAAGGAGGTCGTCCGATGA